In Danaus plexippus chromosome 17, MEX_DaPlex, whole genome shotgun sequence, one DNA window encodes the following:
- the LOC116771389 gene encoding inhibitor of growth protein 5 produces the protein MTSALYLEHYLDSLQHLPIELQRNFKLMRDLDDRAHGLMRTIDLMADELLPNIPKMDEETKKEKVNTIQGLFNKAKEYGDDKVQLAIQTYELVDKHIRRLDSDLARFESEIQEKVMNSRAAQHAATDQESNPATVKKGRKKHKGSEKTAATTGKKKRTGASSEEDAVASGRSAAKKKAQRKGTTTTTTTLAKEQEENADLDSVAGMAHPSDVLDMPVDPNEPTYCLCHQVSYGEMIGCDNPDCPIEWFHFACVDLKIKPKGKWYCPKCTQDRKKK, from the coding sequence atgACTTCAGCTCTTTACCTGGAACATTATCTGGATAGCTTGCAACATTTGCCAATAGAATTACAAAggaattttaagttaatgagAGACCTCGACGATAGGGCTCATGGCTTAATGAGGACAATTGATCTTATGGCCGATGAATTATTACCGAATATTCCAAAAATGGacgaagaaacaaaaaaagaaaaggtaAATACAATTCAGGGGTTATTCAATAAAGCTAAAGAATATGGAGACGATAAAGTCCAGCTTGCGATCCAAACATACGAACTTGTTGATAAGCACATACGTCGCCTTGATTCTGACCTCGCACGATTTGAATCCGAAATTCAAGAGAAAGTAATGAATTCGCGCGCGGCGCAACACGCTGCTACAGATCAGGAGAGTAATCCAGCTACAGTGAAGAAAGGCAGGAAGAAACATAAAGGAAGCGAAAAAACAGCTGCTACCACTGGAAAGAAAAAAAGGACTGGTGCTTCAAGCGAGGAAGACGCCGTGGCTAGTGGTCGATCAGCCGCAAAGAAAAAGGCACAAAGAAAGGGTACAACCACAACAACTACAACCCTAGCAAAGGAACAAGAAGAAAACGCGGATCTGGATTCGGTGGCTGGAATGGCACATCCCAGCGACGTTCTCGACATGCCCGTGGATCCCAACGAACCTACATATTGTCTCTGCCACCAAGTTTCATATGGTGAGATGATAGGTTGCGACAACCCCGACTGTCCCATCGAATGGTTCCACTTCGCCTGCGTAGACCTCAAAATTAAACCCAAAGGCAAATGGTACTGTCCCAAGTGTACACAGGATCGGAAAAAGAAATGa
- the LOC116771577 gene encoding actin-binding protein WASF3 has product MPLPKRCVEPVHVSRGTVPERLAVPSELEAVTNGTLANTVRQLSSLSKHAEDMFGELTREATGLAERTNVLQARIDRLAIKVTQLDSGVEEVTLQDIQMRKAFRSARSFQQQLFSRTSMPSAMLATYARCDRPPPLEKLNEFRDDGRDARKFYTDPDYFFELWRREMLQDTERIQHDRGKKVRQPRNNNTEGRSARRVRVPHSTRDRQKADAVTRGEHIMAPSQLRRYNIDYRENKQEQVYQTTTVTDGGYRATQNRPPITQPARPNSIEIENQQNRTSRLTGNGHVMSDESPYGGVESIYGSAAGTPRRARPSIPPPAPPATIGDSPSQHTPTRAQANGFGCTDYETVVRSSLPPPPPPPESPHSVNGTSPPHRTALDKHLDQMHAVIGMMSSEELPPRVPSPPLAPPAPLAPPAPPPPEEDRPRPPSPASLLRGASALKPPRPSADPAPDPRSDLLKAIREGIKLRKVEKRCEENTGKYNTLRGAPPLLDVASILARRVAVEQSDTDSDNESDSDDSDQWPEPRA; this is encoded by the exons ATGCCGCTGCCGAAGCGCTGCGTCGAGCCGGTGCACGTGTCTCGCGGCACCGTCCCCGAGCGCCTGGCCGTACCCTCCGAGCTAGAGGCCGTCACCAATGGCACCCTCGCCAACACAGTCAg GCAACTATCATCCCTCTCTAAGCATGCAGAGGACATGTTCGGTGAGTTGACCCGCGAGGCTACCGGCCTGGCTGAGCGGACGAACGTGTTGCAGGCGAGAATAGACCGCCTCGCCATCAAGGTCACACAACTGGATTCAGGGGTTGAAGAAG TGACGCTCCAGGACATACAAATGCGGAAGGCGTTCCGTTCGGCTAGGAGCTTCCAACAGCAGCTGTTCTCTCGTACGAGTATGCCGTCGGCCATGCTGGCGACGTACGCGCGTTGCGATCGACCACCACCGCTTGAAAAACTCAACGAGTTCAGAGACGATGGCAGGGATGCCAGGAAGTTCTACACTGACCCGGACTACTTCTTCGAGCTGTGGCGCAGAGAGATGCTGCAGGACACCGAGAGGATCCAACATGATAGAGGGAAGAAG GTTCGGCAACCGCGTAACAACAACACTGAAGGCAGATCAGCCCGTCGTGTCCGTGTGCCACATTCTACCAGGGACAGGCAGAAGGCGGATGCGGTGACACGAGGAGAACACATCATGGCTCCCAGCCAGCTCAGGAGATACAACATAGACTACCGGGAGAATAAACAGGAACAGGTTTATCAGA caaCAACAGTAACCGACGGTGGTTACCGAGCCACACAGAACAGGCCACCCATAACACAACCGGCTCGACCCAACTCCATCGAAATAGAAAACCAGCAGAATAGAACCTCGAGGCTCACTGGCAATGGACATG TAATGTCTGATGAGAGTCCATACGGTGGTGTAGAGAGTATTTACGGTAGTGCTGCCGGTACACCGCGCCGGGCCAGGCCTTCGATACCTCCTCCCGCGCCCCCCGCAACAATCGGGGATTCCCCCTCGCAACACACGCCTACCAG GGCTCAGGCCAACGGTTTCGGCTGTACCGATTACGAGACAGTTGTGAGGTCTTCTCTGCCGCCCCCGCCCCCGCCCCCGGAGTCACCGCACAGTGTGAACGGAACCTCTCCGCCGCACCGCACCGCCCTGGACAAGCATCTCGACCAGATGCACGCTGTTATcg GAATGATGTCATCAGAGGAACTGCCGCCGCGGGTCCCTTCGCCCCCATTGGCGCCTCCGGCTCCATTAGCGCCCCCAGCGCCTCCGCCGCCAGAAGAAGACCGCCCTCGGCCTCCGTCGCCGGCTTCGCTACTCAGGGGTGCTTCCGCTCTCAAACCTCCCAGGCCCTCCGCGGACCCCGCACCGGACCCGCGCTCCGACCTCCTCAAAGCTATACGTgaag GAATCAAGTTACGCAAAGTGGAGAAACGATGCGAAGAAAACACGGGCAAATATAATACACTGAGGGGCGCGCCGCCATTGTTAGACGTGGCGTCTATTTTGGCTCGACGCGTGGCCGTCGAGCAGAGCGACACCGACTCCGACAACGAGTCGGACTCCGACGACTCCGACCAGTGGCCGGAGCCGCGGGCGTGA